Genomic window (Ascochyta rabiei chromosome 13, complete sequence):
TAGCCTGTCGCATACTCGATTGTGATGATAGTGTTGTTTACAGACAGAACAATCTTGATGACAGTCAGTTTATGTTAAATGGTTCTGTCGCGGCGTAACACGTACCCAGGTCACGAGCAGAATCCAGTCATCCCACCATAGTCCATGGCGCCTTGTGATCTTGATCCATACGCGCAACGCGAGAAAGGCAGTCGCACCAGCATACAATGTCCATAAACCGATGTTCAACGGTACTTCTGGATTCACGTAGGTGTGCCCTGATTCGTCGTGATTTCGTGGTGAGAGCATAGTTACATGTTGGTCCAGGGTGCCAAACATTCGAAACACAGATATGAATAGAAAGTAAGGATAAAAGCGAGGGACGGGTGGTCGGCAGCGTAAACAATAATATCAAAAACACAAAAGAGGGGGAAAAGAAAGGAATCCTCCCAGACGCATCGCCATACGAGGATCAGTGGCTTTTCAGACTCAAGGCAATGCCATCAATCAGCACACGCCGTGGATTCTAGACCAGGATGTCGAAATGAGCTTTGATGAAAAGGAATTGGTGGAACATCCGTTCCTTGCTTCTCGGACCTTGTTGCACCAAAATGTCTGTTCCCGGTGAGATCCTGGGGAAACTCGTGGCTTACTAGCCGAATGGAGGTCCGGTTTGTGGAACTACGAGGAAACACGCTTACGCGAGATGGGACCTGTTAATCTAAGCAGTATCGAGGGCAACGCAACGACCGGCGATAGCTGCGCTACAGCTCGCTACAGGTGTCAACTGGCCGCGCATCCTTCCTTGGACGAGTGTGAAGAATCGGATGATCGGTGTGGTCCAGCCAGCCCTAACACACGTGAGTGGAGGTCATGAGAACCTCGCATCGACGCAATACGTTCCTGACATTGGCAGAGAAGCAATCTGATAGATGGGTTGAGCGCGCGCCGCAAGGTAGGGCCGAGTTGCTCGTACCCATTCCATGGACTGCTTGCTTCCGCACAATGCCAGCTCTCACGATGCGAGTGCCTCCAGGAACAACGCTGTACTGCACCGACTTGCAACCGGTACTGAGTCCTCGGGTTGCGTACGTGGTGGGGTGGGGGGTGACGGTGGTGAGCAACCAAAGGCATGAGACCCGCTAGGGGGTTTCAAGTCTCAGCTGCAGGTGCCGAGCGGCGGGACGCTTAGAATGGAGGAACGGCCCCTACCCTGTAAAAGGGAAAGTGTAGGCGGACCCACTATCGCACATCCCGAAGCTACGCTATGCAGTTTCGTGTCAAATTCATGCCACGATCCCGGTAACCAAGCTCTGACATCATTGGGATGGGCCTCGGTGGATATTGTGTTTATTCTAGAACCTCCTTTCTGGGCATGCTCGTGATAGGAAAGGAAACACCGCGGCAGGATCCTTGAGGCTGCCTGAACAAGACAGAGTTTATTATCCTTTGGGCACCCATTGCATTTCAGGGGCTTTGATCTCCcattctttttagcttctACTGTTGCTTGACTCAGAATAGCAGCCCTTTGCGGAGACGCCTGAGACTAACGAGAGGGCGCGAAACTCGCCGTGAAACTGGACTTGCCTTGGCACGACGATCGATGTTAACGACCCCAGCACGTGTATGACGACGAGTTTCAGTTGCTGAGTATATTGATTGGTTCTTGCAGACCTCCATAAGGGAAATCGTAGTAATACTAAAACATCTATCTATCCGACTGCTATTCGCAAAGTCGCTGATATATCTTCAAATCATGCCTCGTTGCCTTGTGTTTAGGCTACGCGGTAGAATGCAAATGCATGTCGCTGTTCAACGCCGTTTATAATCCAAGTGCTGAAGTCGGCCGACATGGAGCCGTCAGGTCGTCTTATCGTATCTATTCCACTTCAGGGGCCTCAGGCGTCTGTGCCAGACCCTGGCTTGTCGCCTCTGGACTTGTTTGCGTTCTAGTGAGCTCTATATCCAGCTGTGTTTTTGTTACCTCAGGACAAGGCAGCGTCTCGGCCACGTCAGGAAATGGATGTTGTCCTTCGACCGCATCGGCATTGTCATCGTTGTTACCAACGACTTCCTCAATCATCGAGGCAAAGTCTACAGTGATGCCGCCAACAGTCATCTTAAGCATGGCGGTCGTACCAGCACCATCAACCGTGTCTGAACCACCCTTGGTATCGTTGTCGACGTCAAGCATCATAGCGTCGTTGCCGAACATGTTTGCATCGTTCCACAGTCCAACAGATGAAGTGTTCGGATCTTCGTACAAATCGAAACCATGCCCAAACATGCCCGCTTTTGCTGGTGAGCTCGACAAGGGCATGTCGCTGGACAGGAAATCGTCATTAATAAAGTCCGAAAATTGTGCGCCAGTAGTGCGGCCAGGTGTCCCGAACACTGGAAAGGCAGAGAAGTCCACGATTTGAGAAGGAGATGAGTTCATAGCATCAGATAACATCGCATTGAGTTGTCGAGTGAAAGGCGTTTCTGGGGCGACTGTTGCGGAACGCATGGTCCGTGGCGTGAAGATGCTTCGTGATGGTGTCACGATTTTGTCGGCATCATCAGCGCTCCGTCTTGGGGTCAATGCTACGCGACGACGAGAGCCTGGAGTTGGGGTCTTAAGAAGGTCAAGGAAAGCCGCATCTTTCCTTGGTGTGGTTTTCGCAGGACCCGGCGTCTCAAACAGATATGCTATATCGTCCTGTTCCTCGACGAGAACAGGTGGAGGGCAGTTCTCCTTGTCGATCTCTTCTTCGTCTGTGGGTACTGGCGGGGGGGCATCATATGCAACAGGTGCGACAGACAAAGCAGCCACAGAAGACACATCAGACACAGCAGGAGCAACAGGCAAAACAGGCGCGACAGGAGCGACAGGCACGACAGGGTGGTCGAACCAGGTCTTCTTCGGCATTTTGCACGGTATGCAATCGTCGTAGTCAAGACCCGATGAAGTACAGCGTCCGCAAGGTCGCTTACGATCGCAGCCTCTTTTAAGTCTCTTGCATCGCTCGCACCGAGGTCTTTCAGGCTCCTCCTCTCTGTCATCAGTAAAGCTGTGAGCAGTGTGATGATTCGATGTGGTTGAGCTTGCTTGTGCAAAATCCAGTGATTTCGTTTCGCCGTTCTTGCGTGGGGAGGAGAAAAGGAGCCGACGGGTAGGTCTGGGGGTTAGATCAGAGTCGACGTCTATTGACGAATCCTTATTCCGTCGAAATCCAGCCGGACTGGAGTGGATGGCTCGTTGTAGCGCGGCCTCAGCTTCTGCGTCAGCATGGGCCTCGGCTTGGGCTGCATCGTTGCTATTTGTTGGGGGACTTGAAGCGCGTGGCCCAGCAGATGGTGGTGGCATGTTCTTGTCGGCTTGGCCGTCAAAAGACGCAACAACTGCGTGCTGTTCGTCTGGACCCATAGCATCCGAGTGCGGTACATAAGCATCCGATGCGATATCGTCGTTCTGATACAGTGGCTTGGTGCGTGTGCTTGTTCCTGGATTTCTGCGCTTGGCCGGCTTTGAAGATTTGTCCCACACCCTCTGCGGACGTGAATGGCCCTTCTTCACAAGCCATAGACCACACGGATTGCACAAATTCAGAGTCTCGTACATGTTGAACTGCTTCTCCTCGTTCGTGATGTTGTTTCTGTAGACGCGATACATCAGCTCATTGCCGTTTTCTGGGGTAGGTTCAATGACTTCATAGGCCACGATGCCTGCAGAAGACAGCTCAATGCCTTCAGGTGTGCCAAACTCGATGCGAGTGTAGGACTTCCTCCAGGTGGGAGTCTCGATCTCGCCGCAATTGTGGCAGTGATCAGGCATGTCTCCGGTTGCAAGCGCATTTTGGAGCTTGTCCTTGATGAACTTTTTTCGCTTGGCGTGTGATCCGCTTCGTGGAGCTTTGGTTTCAGTAGCCATAGAGTAGTCGGATGGCGTAGGAGCGTCCGACATTGGCTCTCCAGTACCCGACCAGGTGTGCGATCTAGGAAGCCCTCTTGACTTGGATGTTCGAGGTCGTTGTGCCGGGAGATTAGGCGTAGCTTCGCGACTGTAGATCTGCCCTTCAGCTTCACTCCCGGGAGAACCTTGAGACATCATAGAGTCCGGCGAGCCGGCTTTCCCAGTCGATTGTGACTGTTCGAGGGGAGGGAAGGGGAAAGAATCAGTGGGCGGCTGTCGCATTCTCACGGCTGGTACATTGGCACTCGACCCTTCCTGTAGTGTCTGTGACCGAGGCAAGCTTGGCGCTTTTGTTCTTGAAGAACCTGATCGGACCGTCTTTGCTTTGCCTGTCTCAGCCTCGATGCTTTGCGTGACTTGTTTGTAGGGGGCACGTGAGAAAGACCTCGGTGGAGGAATGTAGGTTTGAGGCAGTCGCTCTGTGGGGCCCGGAGTAACTTCTTTCCAGTTGTAGTGCGATCCGCTGCAAGGGGGCATGTTCTGCTGGCGGCGCTTCTGTGCTATCTCCGGTGCCATAGGTAGGTCACTGCCGTCCGGTATTCTGTTGCCGTTTTCAGTGTTGTTTTCGTCTCTGCCCAGTGGCACATCACTAACGAAGCCCGAGTCATTCAAGAGTGGAAAAGTCGGTAAAGCTGGGCTAGAGGGCGTAGGTGAGGTGCGCTGAGAGACGACAGGTGGCGAGGACGGCATATCCCTGGGCGTATCGTCAGGGCTTCCGTCCCTATCATCATCGCCCGAGTCGGCGGCAGCGTCGGAGAAGGCACTCGCGTCGTATGGGGATGCGTATGGCCGTCCTGCATCCATAGAGCCGTGGCGCAAGGCGCTTGGAGCTGGTGGCCGTCGGGGTCCTCGCGTTTCAAAGGCCATGTCGTCCGGTCGGGGCGTTGGTGCACGGGGGTGCAACTCGGCGTCGGCAAGGTTGGAGGCTGCGTTGACAGCAATTGGTCTGTGGAGCCAGACAGACGAGGCTGTAGCGGCAGTTTTGTGCAGCGAATCATTGCGAGCTGTCAAAGGTGTGTTCCGGGGTCTCGTGGCCTGGGTGATGCGTGCCCTCTTCTTCGGTGGCCCGTCCTCTTGGCGCTCGATGATGTAGTGCGGATCAGCCTGGTACTGTTGGGAGTGCGTCGACATCTCGCTCCGAACGGATGCCCGCGAATTCGGTCGAGGGCCGGGGTTGTACGGGACATGGCGAAAGGAAGCATTGCTGTTGGCAGGACTTGAGGCTCGCGATGGCTGCGACATGAAGGATGCGTTGGACTGCTTGTAGAAGGAGTCGTTCCGGACAGGCTCCTGTGACGGGCTGTGCCGCGTGAGCATCTGATGGAAGGGCTCGTAGCCGCCAGTGGACGAACGGTACGGAGGCTGTGCAGGGGTGTCCGGCGTTGGTTGGGCCAGCTGGCCCAGGGTGGGGTTCTCCTTGAGAAAGTCCGACCAGGCGCTGTAGTCGAAGCCTTCAGGCATGATCTTGCTCAAGCTGTGATAGCGTTCCATGTTCTCCACATACTCCTTTTGCATAGATGTAGGCACGGGTACGAGCTTGAGCTTAACCTCCAACGTCTCCTTGATGCCATTCGAGAAAAGGCCTAGAATGTTGTTGCACACGCGACCGGTCACCATCGTTTGCGAGTCCTCGGCGGGGGCATTGGGGGTAGCGGAGGCTGAGGCGAGAATCCACGACAGCATTCCTTGGCCGACAAGAGGGGTTTCGTATTCGGAGAAGTCGTAAGCGTATACAGTGTAGTCGTGGCCCAGTTTGGCTGTGAGTTCGGGGCTGGTGACGGTGAGTACTGGTCTGCAGGGCTCCAGCACACAGTCTGTAGAGCGTACCTGGCAGCAACTATGGCTTGGATGCATGTCTTGAGCTCGATGACGCCGACCTGCGTGTTCTCGTCAAGAGATACAACGGGGACGCTGAGAGCGTTGGGCAAACGAGCGAGGCAGTTTGACTTGTTCTGATCGTCGAACGTGTAGAGTACCTTGACTGTAGAATCCGCTCGGTTAGACAGAAGCAATCAAGGGTGCCAGACATGCTTGCCTCGCATAGAACGACGCGGTATGTCGCCCGTGCCGTCcatgtcgttgtcgttgtcgttggcAGCCggcgacaacgacaacgacgacgcaGACGACGCAGATGCCCGCTGCAGCGCACCACTCTCCACGGCCACGCTGGAGGGAGTCGACATGGCTGCCTAGGAGTTGACCGGAGGTAGGCTGGCCGTGGTGTGGAGAAGGCAAAGAGGTCGCAGACGCGATATGAAGGGGTGGAAATCAAGATCGCGGGATCCACACTAGAGAACGCGAGGTTGGGCGATCATTGCTCAAGCACGCGACGTGAACCGCGCAACGCGGGTAAAGCGCTCTGGACGCGGCCAGCAGGGTCGTAGAAGGGCCCGTGAAGCGCTTGAGGTATTCGTCGAGACCTGCAGAAGCTCCAGCAGGCAGCCGTGCGTGCAGAGACAGAGACCGAGGGCGAGAGAGCGCCGTGATGACGATGCAGGCGTTCTCGAAAGCGAGCGTAAGCGCGGTGAGGCGCGACGCGTTGATTGGGAGATGCGGCTGACTAAGGGCCGCACTAGCGTCTTTGCGTCGAGGCTAGCTGACTTCAACTTCTTGCCTGACGCCTGCAACCGCCGAAAACGACTCCATCCACGCGCGTTGCCGTGGTATCCCGCTCCTATACAGCTGGTCAGTCCCTCTCGTGCTGTCTGTGCGTCACGTGCGCTAGGCTCCGAGTCCCTGCGACACCTCGGCGACCAGCAACCGTCCTGTTCTCCGCGCGCAGAAGCTGCAACAGCACCAGCTAACCCTACCCTAAGCTTCGGTCGTCGCACTACACCTTGCACCCCCCCCCCTCTTCAACCCTCACAAGCGGTGGAAAAGATGGTCGACGCAAAGATCCAGTGCGTACCTCCCCCCTCCCCGCTGACACCACATGCGCTAACACGTCACAGAGAGCTTCTCTCCAAGCCGCGCTCAGAGTTGACGTATGTATGCCCTGCACCTCAGAGACGCGTACAAGGAGACACTGACAGCCCTGCAGTGAGTACGAAGTGTCCCAGGTCGAAGAGCACGAGCTCACCACCGGTCCTCTCTCCATCCTCCAGACCGCCGTCCGCTCGCGCACACAAGTCCTCATCTCCTGCCGAAACAACCGAAAGATCCTTGCCCGTGTCAAGGCCTTCGACCGCCACTGCAACATGGTCCTCGAAAACGCAAAGGAAATGTGGACGGAGACCCCGCGGTTAGCGAACGGCGCCCAGGGAAGGAAGGTCAACAAGGACCGTTTCATCTCGAAGCTGTATGTCACGCCCCGCTCCCTTGTCCCGCTGATGGCTGACGACTCCAGTTTCCTCCGCGGCGATTCGGTCATTCTTGTTCTGTTGTCTTAAGCGCGCTGGAAGCATGGCGGTGGCAGATCTGGGACGACACCGATCGCAATCTTGGAGTTTGGAATGCATTAAAAGTTAAATATCCATCGCACCGCCGGCGAGCACCACCGAACGAATCAATCAAGCGATACCCTCCACCTTCACCTCTTCAGTCCTTCACTCAGGCCCAGCAGTAGTTCAGCGAGGCCATGGGCACCGGGATCTGGAACCTCCTGGAACCCTTGGCCTCCAACATACACGGTCCTGCCCAAGCTCGCTTTCATCCCTTTTGTTCCCTGCGCGCCATTCTCCGCAGCTGCTGCAGCCTCGTCGATATTGCTTGTCTTCAACAGTGTCTGGACAAACGGATGTAACGCGTCGATCAGGGTTCGGTCTCCAGGCTGAGCTGGCGTGTACTTGCCAAGTGCTTTGAGGGATGAGCCCAAGGCTTTTGCCCAGATCTCGGGGGTAACTGGCCCCGGTGAAGATGGCGCATTCTGTCGCAATCCATGGGCGAGCGCATTCAGGAAAATGGCATATATAGCACCAGAAGTCCCGTCCATGGACACCTCAACCACCTGAATGATGTTGTTGACGAGAATCAGCACATCGTCGGTATCGTTTGCCGTTTCGAGCATCTTGAGAATCGCTGCGTCGTGTCAGTTCAGGCAACAGAACACGTGATGAACAACGTACACTCCGCGCCACGCTTTAGGCCAATGCCGCAGTCTCCGTCACCTACTATCGTATCGTATCTTGTGACATCTGGCTCGGCCGAAATGAGCCGTTCTAATGCGGTCGTCAATGTTGACTTGGCTTGCTTAGGGTCAACTAAGGATCAGTTAGCATTATGCAGCTCAGATCGACTTGTTCTTGTGACCTACCCCTCAGCGTGCTTGGCTGGATCTCTTCCCCGTCCGTCTGCTTTTCTTCCTCTGCTGTTTGTCCCCGTTTCTGCCAGGTACCGCTACTGATGGCCGCAGACCAGCCACTCGCCTCTGCAGGTGCGTCCAGGAGTTCCAGTAAAGAAGGACCACCGCCGAGCTGAAGATCAACTACCTTCAGCAGACTGACACTGAAGCCAAGACCGTTCAGGCTCGTCATGAACGTTCCTGACAGTATCCTGACGGGCTTGATCTTGAAGCTTCCCTCCAGCTGTTCCACAACCTCATTTGTGATGCCTCCGAGTTCCAGCGGACTGACTCCACCGAGGTTGTTCACCAAGAGAACGACCTCGTCTCTTTCCTTGATGCTAGAGAAGCTGCGATCCTGGTCCGCGGTGTCCAAGCAGTGCTCGAGCATCGTCTTCACCAAGCCTGGCAGATCAGTTGACTTTCTCTCCGATCCAGCTTCGTTATGAATGCCCATCCCGATCTCGACTTCACCCTCTCTCAACGCGTCGTCCTCTGGCTCTCTGCGTCCAGGGACGTGGACGTGCGACAAGGACGAGCCAATCGAGACAGTGTTATCAGCAACCAGCTGCGCGACCCTTGTGACATCCTTTAGGCTCGCTCTGCGCATCGTTAGCACGCCCTTTCAAACATAAAAAGGGCAAAACCCCACCCTCTTGCCGCCAGCGCACCGGCAACCTTGTGCACAAGCACCGTCCCTGCAATACCTCTTCTGCCCACCTTACCACCTCTCGCCCTCCCGACGCCCGCGTCGTCTCCAACAACAACCATATCGACCTCAATGCCCGCGGCTCTAGCTTTCTCCACGGCCATGCCAAAATTCAGCACATCGCCCGTGTAGTTCATTACCACGACCAGGACACCCTTATCCCTACCGACGCGGTGGAGAATGCACCGGCGAACCTGCTCTGCAGACGGCGACGCAAAGATGGTGCCGGCCACCGCGCCGCTGAGGAGGCCATGCCCCACAAACGATGCAAACGAGGGTTCGTGGCCTGAGCCGCCGCCCGACACAATCGAGACCTGCGATGCGCCGTTGGCGCTGTATATGATCTTGTTCTCAATGTCACACCGCACCGACGGGTTGGTGTGCGGGATGCTCAGCAGCGCTGTGGTCACGAGGTGCGTCGGGTCGTGGATGAAGTGTTTGGCTGGGTGTGCAATTAGCAAACGCGCGTAGGTACGTGtagtgtgtgtgtgtggagCAGGGCATATGAACATACACGACATATCGACGATTGTGGCAGGAGAGGAGGCTGTCTTGCTGCCCGTTCAATCAAGATCAACGCTGTGGATTCTCCAAAAAAGGCTGAGAATGCGCAAGTCCAAGTCGAGACGGAGGACTCGGGATCTCTTCATTTCATACTCGCACCGCGTCGGACGCCCGTTCGCATGACCTAGACTCGTTGCCGTGCCTTTGCGCGTCCCTGCGGAGCACAGCCCGGCTCTCAGGAACAGTTGGGGTGGGGTTGGGGAGGGGTAGCTCAGGAGCTCTCCCCACGTTCGGGGAAAGCCTGGACGGGTATCGGAGGCTACGTCTACTTGTTTCGGAAGGTCGGCGATACTCTATCCCAATGTTACGAGAAATGCTCTGTTCAGAGAAGCTTTTTCTCCTGGCTGAAGCTGCTTTGTTTCGAGTCTCGTGCCTGTTTGCGACGGAATTGTTGGTGCTCGCCGCGATGGAGGCTCGGCCTGCCCAATGAGGAGAGGTGGCTAGGATTACCGCTTGTGGCAAGTGTTCGCGCACATCAACAGAGAGACAGCATGTGTGCGTGAATGTTTGCACGACGTCGATGATTCTTCCTGAATGTAGTGGCATCTTCTGGGCTCGCTAGGAATGCTGACCAGCAGCCTCAAACAGCCAGATTCCTTCCTGAAGCTGCAAGTTACGTCCCAACCGCACTCCATTCTGCTTTACTTGATGCTCCTTACCAACTCCCTCAAATCGCCGCCCTCAACCCACTTCTCCTCTCCACCACCGCCCACGCCCAAccctcctcctgctcctccacCGCCAACGCCCCACCCCTCTCCTACTTCACCGATGACACGCGCAGGCTGCCCGCCAACTACTGATCCAGAGGCGATGACCATATTCATTGGCACCACAGTGTGCGGCAGGATCTTGACGTTCTCCTTGATGATGACGAAAGGTTGGATAGTGACGTTGGCGCCGATGTGGACGTGTGATGAAATGGAGATGGCGGAGATGGTGCTGTTGGGTCCTGGGCATGGTAAGCTACTATCTGGCTGTCTTGCTTCCAGCACATATCCTTCCAGCTCAATCAGAGGAGAGGAAGAGTAAACGAGGTCCACATACCGACAAACACGTTGTCTCCGATCTTCATCGGGTAATAATGCACCTGCCCTCTGCTTATTCGGGCTGGGGGTTTAATCACGCTGCCAGTAGATATGACAGTGCAGCGCCCAATGTTGATACTGATTGGGGTTGTTTCTCTGCCAGACTGTGAGGGCGCAGATCTTGTGGGGTGTAGGTCGCCGCGTAGTTGAACATCTGCCATTATCACAGTTCGTCCACCTAGAGTGATGTTGGCGGTTCCCGTTATGGCAGCACGGCGGGAGACCTTGTTCCCTGAGTCCTGAGCTGGTATCAGAGATTGTTGGCCATGTCGTTTGTGTGCTTTGACATCAACACGATGCGAGCAGCTGGACACGACGGGTGGGTATTATACGAATATCAAGATTTGAGAAGGCAACAATGAGACAAAAACTCTTGTGATAGATTCCAATAGAGAATACAAGAGAAGACGGCGCACAGGAATGGGGTGCGATACGGAGTGACGTTAGAGTTAGGGCTTGGATGAAGTTATCCACTCACCGTCTCGATATACTCGCCTTTGGGCGCTGCCTTCCTTGCAGCAGGCCGCGACATAGTTTTGGCGTTTCCTAACTATGCTTTGGTAGTCTAGAAGCGATTCTTGCCGGGTTCTGTAATCTCAGCGATTTGTTGATGTTGAGGGTAGAAGTGACGGTGAATTGCAGGTCAAGGTGTGACCAATCAACGCGTAAGCACGTGCGCAATGTTCGTCCCCAGCATAGCGCGATTTGACACAGTTGAGACATTCTTGTCTGCGAGGCTGGACTTGCAAGGCGTCTTGAATGCCACGCAGATCAGAAGTTTTCGATTGGATCGCAACTCTGCCTTCGGTAGTTATCCGTGCATGCACATAGAAGATTTCGTTTGG
Coding sequences:
- a CDS encoding mRNA splicing protein; this encodes MRLTKGRTSVFASRLADFNFLPDACNRRKRLHPRALPWYPAPIQLVSPSRAVCASRALGSESLRHLGDQQPSCSPRAEAATAPANPTLSFGRRTTPCTPPPLQPSQAVEKMVDAKIQELLSKPRSELTEYEVSQVEEHELTTGPLSILQTAVRSRTQVLISCRNNRKILARVKAFDRHCNMVLENAKEMWTETPRLANGAQGRKVNKDRFISKLFLRGDSVILVLLS
- a CDS encoding mRNA splicing protein, variant 2, which translates into the protein MRLTKGRTSVFASRLADFNFLPDACNRRKRLHPRALPWYPAPIQLVSPSRAVCASRALGSESLRHLGDQQPSCSPRAEAATAPANPTLSFGRRTTPCTPPPLQPSQAVEKMVDAKIQCVPPPSPLTPHALTRHRELLSKPRSELTYVCPAPQRRVQGDTDSPAVSTKCPRSKSTSSPPVLSPSSRPPSARAHKSSSPAETTERSLPVSRPSTATATWSSKTQRKCGRRPRG
- a CDS encoding dihydroxyacetone kinase Dak1 — encoded protein: MSSKHFIHDPTHLVTTALLSIPHTNPSVRCDIENKIIYSANGASQVSIVSGGGSGHEPSFASFVGHGLLSGAVAGTIFASPSAEQVRRCILHRVGRDKGVLVVVMNYTGDVLNFGMAVEKARAAGIEVDMVVVGDDAGVGRARGGKVGRRGIAGTVLVHKVAGALAARGASLKDVTRVAQLVADNTVSIGSSLSHVHVPGRREPEDDALREGEVEIGMGIHNEAGSERKSTDLPGLVKTMLEHCLDTADQDRSFSSIKERDEVVLLVNNLGGVSPLELGGITNEVVEQLEGSFKIKPVRILSGTFMTSLNGLGFSVSLLKVVDLQLGGGPSLLELLDAPAEASGWSAAISSGTWQKRGQTAEEEKQTDGEEIQPSTLRVDPKQAKSTLTTALERLISAEPDVTRYDTIVGDGDCGIGLKRGAESILKMLETANDTDDVLILVNNIIQVVEVSMDGTSGAIYAIFLNALAHGLRQNAPSSPGPVTPEIWAKALGSSLKALGKYTPAQPGDRTLIDALHPFVQTLLKTSNIDEAAAAAENGAQGTKGMKASLGRTVYVGGQGFQEVPDPGAHGLAELLLGLSEGLKR